CACCGATCACCGAGTCTTCTTTCGCAAGATCCTGCTTCACCCAACTGCGCCATTCGTTCCACAAACTACCCACATAAGCGTTCAGCGCGGTGTCGCCCTTCAGTTGCGACTTGAAGCCGTCGAGCTTCGCCTGAAATTCGGCGTCGTGTTTCAGACGCTCGATCAATCCCGCCACGGCGCGGTCGAACGCCTGACGCAACTGATGCGACTCGTCCGCTTCCATCTGTGCAAGCAGACGTGTGACGGCCGCCGAGATCATGTCCGAGCCTTTGTTGCCGATCCATTCCGACGGCAGCACCTTCTCCTTCTTCGGGTGATCGGCCTTGAGCCAGTCGACGATGCGCGCTGAAATGAATTCGCGTGTTTGCGGCTCGTTGAGCAATTCGACGAGATAGTCGAGCGTTTCGTCGAGCAGCGCCTGATGGCGTCCGTCGCGGGTGAGCGTGTCGAGAATCGCTGCGGCCGATTGCGAGAGATCGAGACGATCGATCATCGTATCCAGCGCGCGGCGGATGAAGGCCTGCACGTTGCGCTCATCCATCACATCCAGCACACCGCCCGTCACCTTCACCAGCACGGCGCTCAACTGACGCGTGTTCTCGTACGAGCCGAGCCAGCGGGTGAGTGCATCGGCCGGATTCTGCTGTTCGATGAGACGCACGACGGACGGCGTGTCGAGAAACTTCTCGCGCACGAAGCGGGCGAGGCCATCGCCGAGGGCGTCCTTTTTGCGGATCAGGATGTTCGTATGCCGTGCGAGTCCCGGAATCGGAATGCGACGGAACAGCGCTTCGACCGCGAACCAGTCCGCGAGTCCGCCGACCATCGCGGCTTCGGCCGCCGCGCGAATCCAGCCTGTGAGGAAATGCACCGGCATGAAAAGCGTGGCGATGAAAATCGCCAGTGCGACGAGAAGGAATGACAGCGCACGCCGTTCGGCGCGTTGCAGGGCGATGGCGGGGTCCATGCGTAGCGAGCTTTCGAGTGGACGGGGAGTCTGACAAACACCTGGAAAGACTACCTCATTCTGCGCTCGACTTCGATACGGGGCGAAAAGTGGAAGTCTGTGCCCGGACACTGCGCGCACGATGACTGCGGTGCGATATCGGTCCACCGGACGTTGCGCACCCAATCGGTTCGCCTCGGGCGACCCGCCGACTTCTCGCTGCCATAAGTGAACCGGCAATTCTGCCGTCATTCCCCTTCAAAAAGACGACTCCTTATGTTCTGTCCTTCTGCCTCGCCCCTCACTGCCGGAATGTCTGTCGCCTTGCACCAGACGTTGCCCTCGGACGATATCCACGCGTCGGTCGAGCAGGCGCTACATGACGTATTCGCGGACAAATACACCGTGTTGATCGATTGCGAGAGCGAGCGAGGTGTCTTGCCGCCGGACGTTCGGGAACACGTGTGCAGCGATTTGGGCGAGGCAATCCTCTGCGCCTGTGCGGAAGACCCAACCCGGTTGGAGAGCGCCGTCGTGCTTCTGTATGGCGATGTCGAGATGTGTACGTCGATCCGGGGGGCAATCAATGAAGCGTTCCCCGTCGTTGCTATGGTGCCGACGGAGCGTCACGTGACCTTGTATCGCGATGATGAAGTCATTGCGACCTTCGGCAAGGTGCCGCACAAGCCTTGGACGTTTCTTCGTGTGGCGCTCGGCATCGCTGGCAAAGCGGGAAAGGGTGCTGAAGTCCTCTCCTACGCCGGGGCGCACGGCATGGCCGCCATGCTCGACGCAATACCCACGAGTTTTCCGCTGCAGGACCGCGTT
The Pandoraea oxalativorans genome window above contains:
- a CDS encoding DUF445 domain-containing protein codes for the protein MDPAIALQRAERRALSFLLVALAIFIATLFMPVHFLTGWIRAAAEAAMVGGLADWFAVEALFRRIPIPGLARHTNILIRKKDALGDGLARFVREKFLDTPSVVRLIEQQNPADALTRWLGSYENTRQLSAVLVKVTGGVLDVMDERNVQAFIRRALDTMIDRLDLSQSAAAILDTLTRDGRHQALLDETLDYLVELLNEPQTREFISARIVDWLKADHPKKEKVLPSEWIGNKGSDMISAAVTRLLAQMEADESHQLRQAFDRAVAGLIERLKHDAEFQAKLDGFKSQLKGDTALNAYVGSLWNEWRSWVKQDLAKEDSVIGAKITGAAAWIGQELARSESLRKALDAQLRDAAERMAPGFADFVTDHIRATVHGWNAEHLSQQIRLSVGQDLQYIRINGTLVGGLIGAVLYLVAQAPVLMGR